A genome region from Brassica oleracea var. oleracea cultivar TO1000 chromosome C2, BOL, whole genome shotgun sequence includes the following:
- the LOC106327413 gene encoding protein CROWDED NUCLEI 1-like isoform X1 gives MSTTPAKATNHDSNGKGPDMVTPVTGRVSEIQYEDDPRRLLSELQKELFEYQHSMGLLLLEKKEWSSKYEELQLEFEDANECLRRERNAHLVAMSDVEKREEGLKKALGVEKQCALDPEKALRELRSENAEIKFTADSKLTEADALVRSVEEKSLEVEAKLRAVDARLAEASRKSSEVERKSKEVEARESSLQRERFAYIAEREADEATLSKQREDLREWEKKLQEGEERVAKSQMIVKQREDRANESDKIVKQKGKELEEAQKKIDAANLALKKKEDDITSRIKALTLREQETDVLKKSLETKERGLLAMQEKLDAREKVEVQQLIDEHQTKLEATQREFELEMEQKRKSIDDSLRSKVVEVEKREAEWKHMEEKVAKREQALDRKLEKHKEKEKDFETRLKGIKGREIALRSEEKALETEKKKLAEDKENILNLIAEVEKIKAENEVQLSEIREEKEGLRVTEEERSEYLRLQTELKEQIEKCRSQQELLAKEAVDLKAQRECFEKGWEELDERKAEIESELKNITDEKAKLERNNHLEEERLKKEHQAADDNMKRELETLEVAKASFADTMEHERSAIYKKAESERSQLLHDIEMLKRKVESDMQSKLEEREKELQAKEKLFEEEREKELSNINYLRDLARREMMDVQIDRQRIEIEKLETDASKKHLEEQQPEIRKDVDDLVALTKKLKEQREQFISERNCFLSSMERNRNCNHCSELLSELALPDIDNLEMPNLSKLENILENEAPQQEMRDISPTASSLGLPVPNGTVSWLRKCTSKILKLSPIKMGETSATLNFADQEPESTEQANVNSGPSTMLQVQSESETKEVEVANANSDGDQSNINRKAQEVDADSLSNPNGDGQSRMRGKARVRRTRSVKAVVEDAKAIYGESIELSDSVDSIENVEDAAKGKDESTSEPGRSDKGASKNGRKRGRMGSLRTCTTEQDGNESDGKSDSVTGGERQRGKRRQKVASEQQQEVVGQRYNLRRSTRVAGKTSLGKKNEETTGGVQQDDGIYCTQTTATASVGVALSDNGVSTNVVEREAMADFEDTHAGSPKRIGESGEMSEEDVNKTPQRADSGNEYDGEEDESESEHPGKVSISKKLWTFLTT, from the exons ATGTCTACCACTCCAGCGAAAGCCACAAATCATGATTCGAATGGTAAGGGTCCAGACATGGTGACCCCTGTTACGGGTCGGGTCAGTGAGATCCAGTACGAAGATGATCCTAGAAGATTGCTCTCTGAGCTTCAAAAAGAG CTTTTTGAGTATCAACACAGTATGGGTCTTCTTCTGCTCGAGAAAAAGGAGTGGAGTTCTAAATACGAAGAGCTTCAACTAGAATTTGAAGATGCAAACGAGTGTCTTAGGAGAGAACGCAATGCGCATCTGGTTGCTATGTCAGATGTTGAGAAGAGGGAAGAGGGTTTGAAGAAAGCTCTGGGGGTTGAGAAGCAATGTGCACTTGAT CCGGAGAAGGCTCTGCGGGAGCTACGCTCTGAAAACGCAGAGATCAAATTTACAGCTGACTCAAAGTTGACTGAGGCAGATGCATTGGTCAGAAGTGTTGAAGAGAAGTCTCTGGAAGTGGAGGCAAAGCTGCGTGCTGTTGATGCAAGACTTGCTGAAGCTAGTAGGAAGAGTTCAGAGGTGGAGAGGAAGTCCAAGGAGGTGGAAGCTAGAGAAAGTTCTCTTCAAAGAGAGCGGTTTGCCTACATTGCTGA ACGAGAAGCAGATGAGGCAACCTTGTCAAAGCAGAGGGAGGACTTGCGTGAATGGGAAAAAAAGTTGCAAGAAGGAGAAGAAAGAGTTGCTAAATCTCAAATGATTGTGAAGCAGAGAGAGGATAGAGCAAATGAAAGCGACAAGATTGTCAAGCAAAAGGGAAAAGAACTTGAAGAGGCTCAAAAGAAGATTGATGCTGCTAACCTTGCCTTGAAGAAAAAGGAAGACGATATCACCTCAAGGATAAAAGCTCTTACTTTAAGGGAGCAA GAAACTGATGTGCTGAAGAAATCCTTAGAGACAAAAGAGCGAGGGCTACTAGCTATGCAAGAGAAACTGGATGCCAGAGAAAAG GTCGAAGTTCAGCAACTAATTGATGAACACCAAACGAAGTTGGAGGCAACACAGCGTGAGTTTGAGTTGGAAATGGAGCAGAAAAGAAAATCTATTGATGACAGCCTGAGGAGCAAGGTTGTTGAGGTGGAAAAGAGGGAGGCTGAGTGGAAGCACATGGAGGAAAAGGTTGCTAAACGTGAACAGGCATTAGATAGGAAGCTGGAGAAGCATAAAGAAAAAGAAAAAGATTTTGAAACAAGACTGAAAGGCATAAAGGGCAGAGAGATAGCCTTGAGAAGCGAGGAGAAAGCATTGGAAACTGAGAAGAAAAAACTGGCCGAGGATAAGGAAAATATACTCAATCTTATAGCTGAAGTGGAGAAGATAAAGGCTGAGAATGAAGTACAGCTATCAGAAATTCGCGAAGAAAAGGAAGGGCTTAGAGTTACTGAGGAGGAGAGGTCTGAGTATCTTCGTCTGCAAACCGAATTAAAGGAGCAAATAGAAAAATGCAGGTCTCAGCAGGAGCTGCTTGCGAAAGAGGCTGTGGATCTGAAGGCCCAAAGGGAATGTTTTGAGAAAGGATGGGAAGAACTTGACGAGAGGAAAGCTGAGATCGAGTCCGAACTAAAGAATATAACTGATGAGAAAGCAAAACTAGAGAGAAACAATCACTTGGAAGAAGAGAGGTTGAAAAAGGAACATCAAGCAGCAGATGACAACATGAAAAGGGAGCTAGAAACTCTTGAAGTGGCAAAAGCTTCATTTGCAGATACTATGGAGCATGAACGTTCGGCGATCTATAAGAAAGCTGAGAGCGAAAGAAGTCAGCTGCTTCATGATATTGAAATGCTCAAAAGGAAAGTCGAGTCTGATATGCAGAGTAAACTGGAAGAAAGAGAAAAGGAGTTGCAAGCGAAAGAGAAGTTGTTCGAGGAAGAGAGAGAGAAGGAACTGAGCAACATTAATTACCTAAGGGACCTAGCAAGAAGAGAAATGATGGATGTGCAGATCGATAGACAGAGAATAGAGATAGAAAAGCTAGAAACTGATGCTAGCAAGAAACATCTTGAAGAGCAGCAGCCAGAAATCCGGAAAGATGTTGATGACCTTGTTGCCTTAACCAAGAAACTGAAGGAGCAACGGGAGCAATTTATTAGCGAGAGAAACTGTTTCCTTTCTTCCATGGAAAGAAATAGGAACTGCAACCACTGCAGCGAACTGCTTTCAGAGCTCGCTCTTCCTGACATTGACAACCTGGAAATGCCTAATTTGTCAAAACTGGAAAACATTCTTGAGAACGAAGCACCACAGCAGGAGATGAGGGATATATCGCCAACTGCTAGCTCCTTAGGATTGCCAGTTCCTAATGGGACAGTGTCATGGCTACGGAAATGTACTTCGAAGATTCTTAAGTTGTCCCCAATAAAAATGGGAGAAACCTCTGCTACTCTAAATTTTGCTGACCAGGAACCTGAGTCTACTGAGCAAGCTAACGTGAACAGTGGGCCATCAACTATGCTTCAGGTCCAGTCTGAAAGCGAGACAAAAGAAGTTGAAGTCGCCAATGCAAACTCAGACGGTGATCAAAGCAACATCAACAGAAAGGCTCAAGAAGTTGATGCAGATTCTTTGTCTAATCCAAATGGTGATGGTCAATCACGCATGAGAGGGAAAGCCAGAGTCAGAAGAACACGTTCTGTCAAAGCTGTTGTCGAAGACGCCAAAGCTATCTATGGAGAATCTATAGAACTCAGTGATTCCGTTGATTCAATAGAAAATGTTGAGGACGCTGCTAAAGGAAAAGATGAAAGCACGAGTGAACCTGGTCGTTCTGATAAAGGAGCTTCAAAGAATGGACGGAAACGTGGACGTATGGGCTCTTTGCGAACTTGTACTACTGAGCAGGATGGTAATGAGAGTGATGGAAAATCAGATAGTGTCACCGGAGGAGAACGTCAGCGTGGGAAGAGGCGGCAAAAGGTTGCATCAGAGCAACAACAAGAAGTTGTGGGACAAAGATATAATCTCCGGCGATCTACAAG GGTGGCTGGAAAAACCTCACTTGGTAAGAAGAATGAAGAGACTACTGGTGGAGTGCAACAAGACGATGGTATTTACTGTACTCAAACCACTGCCACAGCATCAGTAGGCGTTGCTCTTAGCGATAATGGAGTAAGCACGAATGTGGTGGAG CGTGAAGCCATGGCAGACTTCGAGGATACACATGCTGGTTCTCCCAAAAGAATAGGTGAGAGTGGAGAAATGAGTGAAGAAGATGTGAACAAAACACCTCAAAGGGCTGACTCTGGAAACGAGTATGACGGTGAAGAAGATGAATCGGAATCAGAACATCCCGGGAAAGTCTCCATTAGTAAGAAGCTCTGGACTTTCCTGACGACGTAG
- the LOC106327413 gene encoding protein CROWDED NUCLEI 1-like isoform X2, which translates to MSTTPAKATNHDSNGKGPDMVTPVTGRVSEIQYEDDPRRLLSELQKELFEYQHSMGLLLLEKKEWSSKYEELQLEFEDANECLRRERNAHLVAMSDVEKREEGLKKALGVEKQCALDALRELRSENAEIKFTADSKLTEADALVRSVEEKSLEVEAKLRAVDARLAEASRKSSEVERKSKEVEARESSLQRERFAYIAEREADEATLSKQREDLREWEKKLQEGEERVAKSQMIVKQREDRANESDKIVKQKGKELEEAQKKIDAANLALKKKEDDITSRIKALTLREQETDVLKKSLETKERGLLAMQEKLDAREKVEVQQLIDEHQTKLEATQREFELEMEQKRKSIDDSLRSKVVEVEKREAEWKHMEEKVAKREQALDRKLEKHKEKEKDFETRLKGIKGREIALRSEEKALETEKKKLAEDKENILNLIAEVEKIKAENEVQLSEIREEKEGLRVTEEERSEYLRLQTELKEQIEKCRSQQELLAKEAVDLKAQRECFEKGWEELDERKAEIESELKNITDEKAKLERNNHLEEERLKKEHQAADDNMKRELETLEVAKASFADTMEHERSAIYKKAESERSQLLHDIEMLKRKVESDMQSKLEEREKELQAKEKLFEEEREKELSNINYLRDLARREMMDVQIDRQRIEIEKLETDASKKHLEEQQPEIRKDVDDLVALTKKLKEQREQFISERNCFLSSMERNRNCNHCSELLSELALPDIDNLEMPNLSKLENILENEAPQQEMRDISPTASSLGLPVPNGTVSWLRKCTSKILKLSPIKMGETSATLNFADQEPESTEQANVNSGPSTMLQVQSESETKEVEVANANSDGDQSNINRKAQEVDADSLSNPNGDGQSRMRGKARVRRTRSVKAVVEDAKAIYGESIELSDSVDSIENVEDAAKGKDESTSEPGRSDKGASKNGRKRGRMGSLRTCTTEQDGNESDGKSDSVTGGERQRGKRRQKVASEQQQEVVGQRYNLRRSTRVAGKTSLGKKNEETTGGVQQDDGIYCTQTTATASVGVALSDNGVSTNVVEREAMADFEDTHAGSPKRIGESGEMSEEDVNKTPQRADSGNEYDGEEDESESEHPGKVSISKKLWTFLTT; encoded by the exons ATGTCTACCACTCCAGCGAAAGCCACAAATCATGATTCGAATGGTAAGGGTCCAGACATGGTGACCCCTGTTACGGGTCGGGTCAGTGAGATCCAGTACGAAGATGATCCTAGAAGATTGCTCTCTGAGCTTCAAAAAGAG CTTTTTGAGTATCAACACAGTATGGGTCTTCTTCTGCTCGAGAAAAAGGAGTGGAGTTCTAAATACGAAGAGCTTCAACTAGAATTTGAAGATGCAAACGAGTGTCTTAGGAGAGAACGCAATGCGCATCTGGTTGCTATGTCAGATGTTGAGAAGAGGGAAGAGGGTTTGAAGAAAGCTCTGGGGGTTGAGAAGCAATGTGCACTTGAT GCTCTGCGGGAGCTACGCTCTGAAAACGCAGAGATCAAATTTACAGCTGACTCAAAGTTGACTGAGGCAGATGCATTGGTCAGAAGTGTTGAAGAGAAGTCTCTGGAAGTGGAGGCAAAGCTGCGTGCTGTTGATGCAAGACTTGCTGAAGCTAGTAGGAAGAGTTCAGAGGTGGAGAGGAAGTCCAAGGAGGTGGAAGCTAGAGAAAGTTCTCTTCAAAGAGAGCGGTTTGCCTACATTGCTGA ACGAGAAGCAGATGAGGCAACCTTGTCAAAGCAGAGGGAGGACTTGCGTGAATGGGAAAAAAAGTTGCAAGAAGGAGAAGAAAGAGTTGCTAAATCTCAAATGATTGTGAAGCAGAGAGAGGATAGAGCAAATGAAAGCGACAAGATTGTCAAGCAAAAGGGAAAAGAACTTGAAGAGGCTCAAAAGAAGATTGATGCTGCTAACCTTGCCTTGAAGAAAAAGGAAGACGATATCACCTCAAGGATAAAAGCTCTTACTTTAAGGGAGCAA GAAACTGATGTGCTGAAGAAATCCTTAGAGACAAAAGAGCGAGGGCTACTAGCTATGCAAGAGAAACTGGATGCCAGAGAAAAG GTCGAAGTTCAGCAACTAATTGATGAACACCAAACGAAGTTGGAGGCAACACAGCGTGAGTTTGAGTTGGAAATGGAGCAGAAAAGAAAATCTATTGATGACAGCCTGAGGAGCAAGGTTGTTGAGGTGGAAAAGAGGGAGGCTGAGTGGAAGCACATGGAGGAAAAGGTTGCTAAACGTGAACAGGCATTAGATAGGAAGCTGGAGAAGCATAAAGAAAAAGAAAAAGATTTTGAAACAAGACTGAAAGGCATAAAGGGCAGAGAGATAGCCTTGAGAAGCGAGGAGAAAGCATTGGAAACTGAGAAGAAAAAACTGGCCGAGGATAAGGAAAATATACTCAATCTTATAGCTGAAGTGGAGAAGATAAAGGCTGAGAATGAAGTACAGCTATCAGAAATTCGCGAAGAAAAGGAAGGGCTTAGAGTTACTGAGGAGGAGAGGTCTGAGTATCTTCGTCTGCAAACCGAATTAAAGGAGCAAATAGAAAAATGCAGGTCTCAGCAGGAGCTGCTTGCGAAAGAGGCTGTGGATCTGAAGGCCCAAAGGGAATGTTTTGAGAAAGGATGGGAAGAACTTGACGAGAGGAAAGCTGAGATCGAGTCCGAACTAAAGAATATAACTGATGAGAAAGCAAAACTAGAGAGAAACAATCACTTGGAAGAAGAGAGGTTGAAAAAGGAACATCAAGCAGCAGATGACAACATGAAAAGGGAGCTAGAAACTCTTGAAGTGGCAAAAGCTTCATTTGCAGATACTATGGAGCATGAACGTTCGGCGATCTATAAGAAAGCTGAGAGCGAAAGAAGTCAGCTGCTTCATGATATTGAAATGCTCAAAAGGAAAGTCGAGTCTGATATGCAGAGTAAACTGGAAGAAAGAGAAAAGGAGTTGCAAGCGAAAGAGAAGTTGTTCGAGGAAGAGAGAGAGAAGGAACTGAGCAACATTAATTACCTAAGGGACCTAGCAAGAAGAGAAATGATGGATGTGCAGATCGATAGACAGAGAATAGAGATAGAAAAGCTAGAAACTGATGCTAGCAAGAAACATCTTGAAGAGCAGCAGCCAGAAATCCGGAAAGATGTTGATGACCTTGTTGCCTTAACCAAGAAACTGAAGGAGCAACGGGAGCAATTTATTAGCGAGAGAAACTGTTTCCTTTCTTCCATGGAAAGAAATAGGAACTGCAACCACTGCAGCGAACTGCTTTCAGAGCTCGCTCTTCCTGACATTGACAACCTGGAAATGCCTAATTTGTCAAAACTGGAAAACATTCTTGAGAACGAAGCACCACAGCAGGAGATGAGGGATATATCGCCAACTGCTAGCTCCTTAGGATTGCCAGTTCCTAATGGGACAGTGTCATGGCTACGGAAATGTACTTCGAAGATTCTTAAGTTGTCCCCAATAAAAATGGGAGAAACCTCTGCTACTCTAAATTTTGCTGACCAGGAACCTGAGTCTACTGAGCAAGCTAACGTGAACAGTGGGCCATCAACTATGCTTCAGGTCCAGTCTGAAAGCGAGACAAAAGAAGTTGAAGTCGCCAATGCAAACTCAGACGGTGATCAAAGCAACATCAACAGAAAGGCTCAAGAAGTTGATGCAGATTCTTTGTCTAATCCAAATGGTGATGGTCAATCACGCATGAGAGGGAAAGCCAGAGTCAGAAGAACACGTTCTGTCAAAGCTGTTGTCGAAGACGCCAAAGCTATCTATGGAGAATCTATAGAACTCAGTGATTCCGTTGATTCAATAGAAAATGTTGAGGACGCTGCTAAAGGAAAAGATGAAAGCACGAGTGAACCTGGTCGTTCTGATAAAGGAGCTTCAAAGAATGGACGGAAACGTGGACGTATGGGCTCTTTGCGAACTTGTACTACTGAGCAGGATGGTAATGAGAGTGATGGAAAATCAGATAGTGTCACCGGAGGAGAACGTCAGCGTGGGAAGAGGCGGCAAAAGGTTGCATCAGAGCAACAACAAGAAGTTGTGGGACAAAGATATAATCTCCGGCGATCTACAAG GGTGGCTGGAAAAACCTCACTTGGTAAGAAGAATGAAGAGACTACTGGTGGAGTGCAACAAGACGATGGTATTTACTGTACTCAAACCACTGCCACAGCATCAGTAGGCGTTGCTCTTAGCGATAATGGAGTAAGCACGAATGTGGTGGAG CGTGAAGCCATGGCAGACTTCGAGGATACACATGCTGGTTCTCCCAAAAGAATAGGTGAGAGTGGAGAAATGAGTGAAGAAGATGTGAACAAAACACCTCAAAGGGCTGACTCTGGAAACGAGTATGACGGTGAAGAAGATGAATCGGAATCAGAACATCCCGGGAAAGTCTCCATTAGTAAGAAGCTCTGGACTTTCCTGACGACGTAG
- the LOC106325059 gene encoding cyclin-B1-2-like — translation MESPKKIAHEIGGVKRDALRFGLNGVKSDIVGSHPLESSYESGKRSHEATKRTIIGHTYGSALPLKMDMDRQILSRFQRPPGPIPSSMLGLEVYTGAIDNFGFEDYLNDPRDSETFKPVDFHHGMEVRLGISKGPVAPSFM, via the exons ATGGAGTCTCCGAAGAAGATAGCTCATGAGATCGGTGGTGTCAAGAGAGACGCTCTTCGATTCGGTCTCAACGGCGTTAAGAGCGACATCGTCGGATCTCACCCACTCGAATCCTCTTACGAATCT GGAAAGAGATCACACGAGGCGACGAAGAGGACAATCATTGGGCATACCTACGGGTCTGCACTTCCATTGAAGATGGATATGGACAGGCAAATTCTCTCACG GTTTCAAAGACCTCCTGGACCAATTCCATCGTCAATGCTCGGGTTAGAAGTCTACACAGGAGCCATTGATAACTTTGGTTTTGAGGATTACTTGAATG ATCCTCGTGACTCGGAGACATTCAAGCCGGTAGACTTCCACCACGGGATGGAAGTTCGTCTTGGCATCTCAAAGGGCCCCGTTGCCCCAAGTTTCATGTAA